In a single window of the Arachis hypogaea cultivar Tifrunner chromosome 6, arahy.Tifrunner.gnm2.J5K5, whole genome shotgun sequence genome:
- the LOC112696229 gene encoding uncharacterized protein: MEEAEAEAEVESNRDNVEVAPALIAVHPEQISVAVAVGPDLRVFDLLAGSAASLVDECGAPFHKDPIRAIRFGSRGKLFVSAGDDKTVKIWSTESWRCVCTVSSEKRVSAVAISEDGCHVCFADKFGVVWVVDVAGSHGHVTLGDRKPTPLLSHYCSIIPSLEFSPDGRFILSADRDSKIRVTNFPKKPLNGAHEIQSFCLGHTEFVSCLAFVHARECPQGLLVSGSGDSTVRLWDISSGALLDTCEVAAKAGLLESNGEAEEHGHAVTDLCTTISGLLIAVAIQSLQGIVLLSCDVSAQTLSVSKVVSIAGEAFVPTCLGFSPAEGKLWMVTGVSSLPACNYPPLARVRVISAIDAEQEPVVLGDDEIPGGEKLLETLQGSASVDESAFLAAAEAVKTAMRNLLIKKQYPADNRESRKKTRNDRKLKM; encoded by the exons ATggaagaagcagaagcagaagctgaAGTAGAATCAAACCGAGACAACGTTGAAGTAGCTCCGGCACTAATCGCGGTTCACCCGGAACAAATCTCCGTCGCCGTCGCCGTTGGACCCGACCTCCGTGTCTTCGACCTCCT TGCTGGTTCCGCTGCTTCTCTAGTCGACGAGTGCGGTGCACCCTTCCACAAGGACCCAATCAGAGCTATCAGATTCGGCTCCAGAGGGAAGCTCTTCGTGTCCGCCGGCGACGACAAAACTGTCAAGATTTGGTCCACGGAATCGTGGCGCTGCGTCTGCACGGTGTCGTCGGAGAAGAGGGTGAGTGCGGTTGCGATAAGCGAGGACGGTTGCCACGTGTGTTTCGCGGACAAGTTCGGTGTTGTGTGGGTTGTGGACGTGGCTGGGTCCCATGGACACGTGACATTAGGTGATAGGAAACCGACGCCGCTTCTTTCTCACTATTGCAGTATCATCCCTAGCTTG GAATTTTCCCCTGATGGCAGGTTTATTTTAAGTGCTGATCGGGATTCTAAAATTCGG GTTACTAATTTTCCCAAGAAGCCGTTGAATGGAGCTCACGAGATACAAAGTTTCTGCCTTGGTCATACAGA GTTTGTATCCTGCCTTGCGTTTGTTCATGCTCGGGAATGCCCTCAAGGCCTTCTTGTCTCTGGCAGTGGTGATTCAACG GTTCGATTGTGGGATATCTCCTCTGGCGCGCTCCTAGATACTTGTGAGGTTGCTGCTAAG GCAGGACTTCTAGAGTCTAATGGTGAAGCAGAGGAGCATGGCCATGCTGTTACTGATTTGTGCACCACCATCAGCGGTTTGCTTATTGCTGTGGCCATTCAAAG CTTGCAAGGAATAGTATTGTTGAGCTGCGATGTTTCTGCACAAACACTTTCTGTTTCCAAG GTGGTTTCTATTGCGGGAGAGGCCTTTGTTCCTACCTGCTTGGGGTTCAGCCCCGCCGAAGGGAAGTTGTGGATGGTAACTGGTGTTTCTAGTTTACCTGCTTGTAACTACCCGCCGTTGGCTCGCGTGCGAGTAATCTCTGCTATTGATGCTGAGCAAGAGCCAGTAGTTTTGGGAGATGATGAGATACCTGGCGGAGAGAAGCTGCTAGAAACGTTGCAAGGAAGTGCTTCTGTTGATGAGAGTGCTTTCTTGGCTGCAGCTGAAGCTGTCAAAACAGCAATGCGCAACCTATTGATTAAAAAGCAATACCCTGCAGATAATAGAGAATCTAGGAAGAAAACTAGAAATGATAGAAAACTGAAAATGTGA
- the LOC112696230 gene encoding F-box/kelch-repeat protein SKIP30: protein MAGLIEGLPDAVAIRCLARVPFYLHPKLEVVCRSWQAAVRSPELFKARQEVGSSEELLCVCAFDPENVWQLYDPQRDLWITLPVLPSKIRHLSHFGAVSTAGKLFVIGGGSDAVDPLTGDQDGCFATDEVWSYDPVVRQWAPRASMLVPRSMFACCVLNGKIVVAGGFTSCRKSISQAEMYDPEKDVWIPMADLHRTHNSACSGVVIGGKVHVLHKDMSTVQVLDNAGPGWIVEECGWLQGPMAVVQDALYVISHGFIFKQDKEGRKVVGSASEFRRRIGFAMIGVVDDLYVIGGFIGPDRWDWDIKPLSDVDILTLGSERPNWRQAAPMTRCRGTILGCTLLRI, encoded by the coding sequence ATGGCTGGACTTATTGAAGGACTCCCTGATGCTGTTGCAATAAGGTGCCTTGCTCGGGTTCCCTTCTACCTCCATCCGAAGTTAGAGGTTGTTTGCCGTTCTTGGCAAGCAGCCGTTCGTAGCCCTGAACTATTTAAAGCCCGGCAGGAGGTTGGTTCATCAGAGGAGCTGTTATGTGTCTGTGCTTTTGACCCAGAGAACGTGTGGCAGCTGTATGACCCTCAACGAGATCTGTGGATTACACTTCCGGTTCTTCCCTCAAAAATCAGGCATCTTTCGCACTTTGGTGCTGTTTCCACTGCTGGAAAGTTGTTCGTGATTGGCGGTGGCAGTGATGCAGTTGACCCCTTGACTGGTGACCAAGATGGCTGTTTTGCAACAGATGAAGTCTGGTCATATGATCCCGTAGTCCGGCAGTGGGCCCCTCGAGCATCAATGCTGGTTCCGCGCTCTATGTTTGCATGCTGTGTTTTGAATGGGAAAATTGTTGTGGCTGGGGGCTTCACCAGCTGCCGAAAATCAATATCTCAAGCAGAAATGTATGACCCTGAGAAGGATGTATGGATTCCAATGGCTGATCTTCATCGCACCCACAATTCAGCCTGTTCAGGAGTAGTGATAGGTGGAAAGGTGCATGTGCTGCACAAGGACATGTCAACAGTTCAAGTTTTAGACAATGCGGGGCCTGGATGGATTGTTGAGGAATGTGGGTGGCTCCAAGGTCCTATGGCGGTTGTTCAGGATGCACTTTATGTGATTAGCCATGGATTCATCTTCAAGCAGGACAAAGAAGGGAGAAAGGTGGTAGGTTCAGCTTCCGAGTTCCGAAGGAGAATTGGGTTTGCAATGATAGGGGTGGTTGATGATCTATACGTGATTGGAGGCTTCATTGGCCCTGACAGATGGGACTGGGACATTAAGCCATTATCAGATGTCGATATTCTCACACTTGGGAGTGAGAGACCAAATTGGCGCCAGGCAGCTCCAATGACAAGATGTCGTGGTACTATTCTTGGTTGTACACTGCTGAGAATTTAG
- the LOC112696231 gene encoding non-specific lipid transfer protein GPI-anchored 15 produces the protein MNSMAASRRVIEMLLCMSLLVMMRITTMAQQTQQYPETSTSSSCSNVLLSLSPCLDYITGSASTPSSGCCSQLAYVVGSQPQCLCEVVNGGASSIAATLNINQTQALGLPNACRVQTPPITICSSATGSVSPPASVYYAPSIPNSPAAGIGSTIISSTNGGVGGGSFRWNSSSTAKLPSLLLVMFFFATTLSLTFTFTTIT, from the exons ATGAATTCAATGGCGGCATCAAGAAGGGTGATTGAGATGCTGCTTTGTATGTCCTTGTTGGTGATGATGAGAATAACAACAATGGCACAACAAACACAACAATATCCTGAGACTAGTACTTCTTCAAGTTGCAGCAATGTTCTGCTAAGTCTTTCTCCATGCCTAGATTACATAACAGGAAGTGCTTCAACACCATCATCTGGTTGTTGTTCACAACTTGCATATGTGGTGGGGTCACAGCCACAGTGCCTGTGTGAAGTTGTTAATGGTGGTGCTTCTTCAATTGCTGCCACCCTCAACATCAATCAGACTCAGGCTTTGGGCCTTCCTAATGCCTGCAGAGTACAAACTCCTCCAATTACCATCTGCAGTAGTGCTACTG GATCTGTTTCTCCGCCAGCAAGTGTTTATTATGCGCCCAGCATTCCAAATTCACCTGCCGCAg GGATTggatcaacaattatttcatcaACGAACGGTGGAGTTGGCGGTGGTTCATTTCGCTGGAATTCAAGTTCCACAGCTAAATTACCTTCTTTGCTGCTTGTCATGTTTTTCTTTGCAACGACTTTGTCTTTGACTTTCACCTTCACGACCATTACCTAG